Proteins encoded together in one Nostoc sp. PCC 7524 window:
- the tilS gene encoding tRNA lysidine(34) synthetase TilS: MVWTALHAKIHRTIRSRHLFERHQRLLVAVSGGQDSLCLIKLLLDLQPKWEWQLGIAHCDHHWRDDSQANAHHVENLAQNWGVSFYLKTATEVINSEATARDWRYQALSAIAQAHNYQYIVTGHTASDRAETLLYNLIRGTGADGLQALTWQRPLSDHIFLVRPLLEITRKQTEEFCQDFNLPIWEDSTNQDLKYARNRIRQELIPYLQAKFNPQAELALAQTAELLQAEVEYLEQAAQELREESMRDWGLDNNSSLSPSSSYLLRLNRRVLQKAPLALQRRVMRQVLQQILPEAPNFEHIEKLTALISAPNRSQTDPFPGGAIAQVQGDTIVLR; encoded by the coding sequence ATGGTTTGGACTGCTCTCCACGCAAAAATACATCGGACTATTCGATCACGCCACTTATTTGAGCGTCATCAACGGTTATTGGTAGCAGTTTCTGGTGGGCAAGATTCACTGTGTTTAATTAAATTACTGTTAGATTTACAACCTAAATGGGAATGGCAGTTAGGTATTGCCCATTGCGATCATCACTGGCGTGATGATTCTCAAGCTAATGCCCATCATGTAGAAAATTTAGCTCAAAATTGGGGTGTATCTTTTTATCTAAAAACAGCAACTGAGGTGATAAATAGTGAAGCTACAGCCCGTGATTGGCGTTATCAAGCCTTAAGTGCGATCGCTCAAGCTCATAATTATCAATATATAGTTACAGGTCACACCGCCAGCGATCGCGCTGAAACTCTCCTTTACAACTTAATTCGTGGGACTGGTGCTGATGGTTTACAAGCTCTGACTTGGCAACGTCCCTTGAGTGATCATATTTTCTTAGTCCGTCCCCTGTTAGAAATTACCCGCAAACAAACAGAGGAATTTTGTCAAGATTTTAACTTGCCAATTTGGGAAGATTCCACCAATCAAGACTTAAAATACGCCCGTAACCGTATCCGTCAAGAACTAATCCCATATTTACAAGCAAAATTTAATCCCCAAGCCGAATTAGCCTTAGCCCAAACTGCTGAACTATTGCAAGCAGAAGTTGAATATTTAGAACAAGCTGCCCAGGAGTTGCGGGAAGAGTCAATGAGGGACTGGGGACTGGATAACAATTCCTCCTTGTCTCCCTCATCCTCCTACCTTCTGCGGTTAAATCGCCGGGTATTGCAAAAAGCACCGTTAGCTCTGCAACGGCGTGTCATGCGTCAAGTTTTACAACAAATACTTCCTGAAGCTCCTAATTTTGAGCATATCGAGAAATTAACAGCTTTAATTTCCGCACCCAACCGTTCACAAACCGATCCTTTTCCTGGTGGTGCGATCGCTCAAGTTCAGGGCGATACAATAGTGCTGAGGTGA
- a CDS encoding KGK domain-containing protein, with amino-acid sequence MTDGFERLNHDEVVAIPPDTFNKLEIAKTFKVRDLITAIKEYIGAEGTTEANLYTEGLSCEVLKFSAQGWIKGKVRLALEFCPDEPDSPLDEIYEIHQQLQQIANDSTW; translated from the coding sequence ATGACAGACGGATTTGAGCGACTAAATCATGATGAAGTTGTGGCGATCCCACCAGACACCTTCAATAAATTAGAGATTGCCAAAACTTTTAAAGTCCGTGATTTGATTACAGCCATTAAAGAATATATTGGGGCAGAAGGGACAACGGAAGCAAACTTATATACTGAAGGACTAAGTTGTGAAGTTTTGAAATTTAGCGCCCAAGGATGGATTAAGGGAAAAGTTAGACTAGCATTAGAGTTTTGTCCTGATGAACCTGATTCACCATTAGATGAAATTTATGAGATTCATCAGCAACTCCAACAAATTGCCAATGATTCAACATGGTAA
- a CDS encoding DUF3352 domain-containing protein, with translation MTPPILSVPMKKIKQSSLVLTLSATGLLIGGGVGAYWFFNQGQLFSRNLLAGANIIPHDALFAVSLTTDPKQWQKLQEFGTKETQAQLNQNLVQLRDRFLTNHGYNFEKDIQPWVGDEVTLAILAPEITKSPAKPVSSTRETASNQQSMVMVLPVRNPAKAKSIFAQPKTVKPGTWVDRNYQGITIKQNQGETFSAAFIDGRFLVITDNPKATERTIDAYQGKTSLATTGGFAENFPKIASYQPLAQFYINVPKAAKIAASAPQRRLPAQVLTQLQNNQGLAGSVNLESEGLRIKGVSWLKPNSQRVLAVENKVGSMQNRLPAETLIMLSGANLRRLWGEYVLTSQGNPLSPIPPEQLRSNIKSLTNLDLERDLLSWMQGEFAVSVIPSHPKPGKPEDFRAALVFMIQASNRQKAEASMKQLDDVMKTQYQFQIQSATVAGKPVINWISPFGTLTATHGWLEQNVAFLIVGAPITDKILPKPSNTLASNLEFQQTVPIETNPANSKFYLDVEQTTKNFPLPKLIPQQTTLLSAIRTIGVSSAVSDNRSTRYDIFLKLKKTDK, from the coding sequence ATGACACCGCCTATTTTGTCTGTTCCCATGAAGAAAATTAAACAATCATCTTTAGTGCTGACACTTTCGGCTACAGGATTATTGATTGGTGGTGGTGTAGGAGCATATTGGTTTTTCAACCAAGGGCAATTATTTTCCAGAAATTTATTAGCAGGTGCAAATATTATTCCGCATGATGCTTTGTTTGCTGTTTCCCTCACCACAGATCCGAAGCAGTGGCAAAAATTGCAGGAATTCGGCACAAAAGAAACTCAAGCACAACTTAATCAAAACTTAGTACAGTTGCGCGATCGCTTTCTCACTAATCACGGTTATAACTTCGAGAAAGACATCCAACCGTGGGTAGGCGATGAAGTTACCTTGGCAATTTTAGCCCCTGAGATCACGAAATCACCAGCCAAACCAGTTTCAAGCACTAGAGAGACTGCAAGTAATCAGCAGTCAATGGTGATGGTTTTACCAGTAAGAAACCCAGCCAAAGCTAAAAGTATTTTTGCCCAACCAAAAACTGTGAAACCAGGTACGTGGGTTGATCGTAATTATCAGGGGATTACAATTAAACAAAATCAAGGAGAAACTTTTTCTGCTGCCTTCATAGATGGACGTTTTCTTGTAATTACAGATAACCCTAAAGCAACAGAACGTACAATTGATGCTTATCAAGGCAAAACATCATTAGCAACCACAGGAGGCTTTGCAGAAAATTTCCCCAAAATTGCCAGTTATCAACCCCTAGCCCAGTTTTACATCAATGTCCCCAAAGCTGCCAAAATAGCTGCTTCTGCTCCCCAGCGTCGTTTACCCGCTCAAGTTTTAACCCAACTGCAAAATAACCAGGGTTTAGCAGGAAGTGTGAATTTAGAGTCAGAAGGGTTACGCATCAAAGGAGTTTCTTGGCTCAAACCTAATAGTCAGCGAGTCTTGGCGGTGGAAAACAAAGTCGGAAGTATGCAAAACCGACTACCGGCAGAAACTCTGATAATGCTATCGGGTGCTAATTTAAGGCGTTTATGGGGTGAATACGTTTTAACATCTCAAGGTAATCCTCTTTCACCAATTCCACCAGAACAATTGCGGAGTAATATAAAATCTCTAACTAATCTTGATTTAGAGCGAGATTTACTCAGTTGGATGCAAGGTGAGTTTGCTGTATCCGTGATTCCTAGTCATCCCAAACCAGGAAAGCCAGAAGACTTTCGTGCAGCTTTAGTATTCATGATTCAAGCTAGCAATCGCCAAAAAGCTGAAGCATCAATGAAACAGCTAGATGATGTGATGAAAACTCAGTACCAGTTCCAAATCCAATCAGCAACAGTAGCAGGTAAACCTGTAATTAATTGGATCAGTCCATTTGGTACTCTCACGGCTACCCACGGTTGGTTAGAGCAAAATGTGGCTTTCCTGATAGTAGGCGCTCCCATCACCGATAAAATCTTACCTAAACCTAGTAATACCCTCGCTAGTAATCTCGAATTTCAACAGACAGTACCTATAGAAACCAATCCAGCCAATAGTAAATTCTATTTAGATGTAGAACAGACAACGAAAAATTTTCCTTTACCAAAACTAATTCCCCAGCAAACAACCTTACTAAGTGCCATACGTACTATTGGAGTGTCATCTGCTGTCAGCGACAACCGCAGTACCCGCTATGACATTTTTCTGAAATTGAAAAAAACCGATAAGTAG
- the ccsB gene encoding c-type cytochrome biogenesis protein CcsB gives MDLVLLQNWLDNASFAVLFLTMLVYWVGAAFPSLPAAHALGTTGMAIANLCIATLLGARWLEAGYFPLSNLYESLFFLSWGITTIHLIAENSSRSRLVGVFTAPVAMGIAAFATLTLPSEMQVAEPLVPALKSNWLMMHVSVMMLSYSALMVGSLLAIAFLIVTRGKNIQLQGSSVGNGGYRTNGYRLHKAGELISASATPSVENNGVARLESNNNGNGKGSTAVLNLVTTSQSTTITSSETLSPQRLSLAETLDNISYRIIGLGFPLLTIGIIAGAVWANEAWGSYWSWDPKETWALITWLVFAAYLHARITRGWQGRRPAILAASGFVVVWVCYLGVNLLGKGLHSYGWFF, from the coding sequence ATGGATCTGGTTTTACTCCAGAATTGGTTGGATAATGCTTCTTTTGCTGTGTTGTTTCTCACCATGCTGGTGTATTGGGTGGGAGCAGCGTTTCCGAGTTTACCAGCAGCTCATGCGTTGGGAACAACAGGGATGGCGATCGCTAATTTGTGTATAGCTACCCTTTTGGGTGCGCGTTGGCTAGAAGCTGGGTATTTTCCTTTGAGCAATTTGTATGAATCTCTATTTTTCCTATCTTGGGGAATTACCACCATCCATCTGATTGCTGAAAATTCTAGCCGCAGTCGCCTAGTAGGAGTTTTTACAGCGCCTGTGGCTATGGGGATCGCTGCTTTTGCTACCTTGACACTCCCATCAGAAATGCAAGTAGCAGAACCCTTAGTACCTGCGTTGAAGTCCAATTGGTTGATGATGCACGTCAGCGTCATGATGTTGAGTTATTCCGCTTTGATGGTAGGTTCATTGCTGGCGATCGCTTTTCTGATCGTCACCCGTGGAAAAAACATACAATTACAGGGTAGTTCTGTAGGTAACGGCGGCTATCGTACCAATGGCTATCGCTTGCATAAAGCAGGTGAACTAATTTCCGCATCTGCCACACCATCCGTAGAAAATAATGGCGTTGCTCGTTTAGAAAGTAATAACAACGGTAACGGTAAAGGTAGCACTGCTGTCTTAAACTTAGTCACTACCTCTCAATCTACAACTATCACATCTAGCGAAACCCTTTCACCCCAACGCCTCAGCCTTGCTGAAACCCTTGACAATATCAGCTATCGCATCATTGGATTAGGATTTCCCCTATTAACAATTGGCATTATTGCTGGTGCTGTCTGGGCAAACGAAGCTTGGGGTTCTTACTGGAGTTGGGACCCTAAAGAAACTTGGGCGCTAATTACTTGGTTAGTATTTGCCGCCTATCTCCACGCTAGAATTACTCGTGGTTGGCAAGGCCGTCGTCCAGCAATTTTAGCTGCTAGTGGTTTTGTTGTCGTTTGGGTTTGTTACCTAGGTGTGAACCTTTTAGGTAAAGGTTTACATTCCTACGGATGGTTTTTTTAA